From a single Bacillus sp. NEB1478 genomic region:
- a CDS encoding DUF420 domain-containing protein, translating into MAEPKQRNYTPLIIGLSIAINVLVAILFFLPEYEGEITFDVTLLPRLNAIFNSFTFVFLLAALYFIKLKNITLHKRFIFAAFTSTTLFLLSYVTYHYLTESTKYGGEGPLKYIYFFILLTHILLAIVIVPLALITVTRGLNMQVEKHRKIARWTMPLWLYVSLTGVLVYLMISPYYT; encoded by the coding sequence ATGGCTGAACCGAAACAGCGTAATTATACACCTTTAATTATTGGATTATCGATCGCGATCAACGTTTTAGTAGCAATATTGTTCTTTCTGCCGGAATATGAGGGAGAAATTACATTCGATGTAACGTTGCTTCCGCGCTTGAATGCTATATTTAACAGCTTTACGTTTGTGTTTTTATTAGCTGCCCTCTATTTTATTAAGCTGAAAAACATAACGCTTCATAAGCGCTTCATCTTTGCAGCATTTACGAGCACGACGCTCTTTTTGCTGTCATATGTGACGTATCACTATTTGACGGAATCCACAAAATATGGCGGTGAAGGTCCGCTTAAGTATATCTATTTCTTTATTTTGCTCACTCACATACTGCTTGCAATTGTAATTGTGCCGCTTGCATTAATTACTGTGACACGCGGATTAAACATGCAGGTTGAAAAACACCGTAAAATTGCGCGCTGGACGATGCCTTTATGGCTGTATGTAAGTCTAACTGGTGTACTTGTATACTTGATGATCTCACCTTACTATACGTAA
- a CDS encoding NAD(P)H-binding protein, whose translation MKLYMLGLTGRVGSKIAEYALEDGIHVHALVRDAEKIPSDLTQQISFTKGNVLHKNEVEESLKGCDLVISTLSTDGGNVLSESMPILVEAMKKEGISRIITIGTAGILESRTEPGVLRYQSSESKRKLTRAAEDHHKAFTILKESGLDWTIVCPTYLPDGEATGVYRIEKDFLPIDGTRITTGDTAHFAFSLLKESRFLQSRVGIAY comes from the coding sequence ATGAAATTATACATGCTAGGGCTGACAGGAAGAGTTGGAAGTAAAATAGCAGAATACGCTTTAGAAGATGGGATCCATGTTCATGCACTAGTGCGTGATGCGGAAAAAATACCATCCGATTTAACTCAGCAGATCAGCTTTACAAAAGGCAATGTATTACATAAAAATGAAGTTGAAGAATCGCTTAAAGGGTGTGACCTTGTGATAAGTACACTTTCAACGGACGGCGGAAATGTACTTTCTGAAAGCATGCCTATACTTGTTGAGGCGATGAAAAAAGAAGGGATTTCCAGAATTATTACAATCGGAACTGCAGGTATTTTAGAAAGCCGCACAGAACCTGGCGTATTGCGGTACCAATCTTCAGAATCAAAGCGCAAATTAACAAGAGCGGCTGAAGACCATCATAAAGCTTTTACTATTTTAAAAGAAAGCGGTCTAGATTGGACGATCGTTTGCCCTACCTATCTCCCAGATGGAGAAGCAACGGGTGTATACCGGATTGAAAAAGACTTTCTGCCAATAGACGGAACACGCATCACAACTGGCGACACAGCGCACTTCGCCTTTTCTCTGCTAAAGGAATCACGCTTCCTGCAATCAAGAGTCGGAATAGCTTATTAA
- a CDS encoding M3 family oligoendopeptidase, protein MKFSEFTYERPDINNLKSAFEEAVKIFREASSADEQNEAMKKVVSLRNSFESMARLAKIRHTIDTEDVFYKDEQAFMDENLPVYQGMVTAFHEALVASPYKAELEQKWGSQLFRLAELKVKTYSDDVLEDLKQENKLSSEYVKVMASAKIEFDGKELNLAQLAPYVQSPDRETRKAAAFAGNQFLKSNEERFDTIYDELVKLRTKIAHKLGYNNFTELAYDRMGRTDYNASDVKVFRDQVKEIIVPLCTKLKERQQKRIGLDEFKFYDEPFSFTTGNPKPQGDANWIVERAKKAFSGLSTETGAFFNYMAEDELMDLESKKGKAPGGYCTFIHDYQAPFIFTNFNGSDNDVRVLLHEIGHAFQMYTSRGYEVPEYQFPTLEACEIHSMSMEFLTYPWMEELFQQDTEKYLYSHLTGAVEFIPYGVAVDEFQHFVYDNPDATPAERRKMWSALEKTYLPHRDFDGLEYLENGGFWHRQGHIFRSPFYYIDYTLAQICALQFWKLSVEDRDRAWEDYFALCQKGGSLPFTKLVEEAGLISPFEKGCVASVVGEVEKFIESVDEKKFVKA, encoded by the coding sequence ATGAAGTTTAGTGAGTTTACATATGAAAGACCGGATATAAATAATTTGAAGTCTGCTTTTGAAGAGGCTGTGAAAATTTTTCGTGAAGCATCATCCGCCGACGAACAAAATGAAGCGATGAAAAAAGTCGTTTCGTTGCGAAATAGCTTTGAATCTATGGCAAGATTAGCGAAAATTCGTCATACGATTGATACAGAAGATGTGTTTTATAAAGACGAACAAGCATTCATGGATGAAAACCTTCCCGTTTATCAAGGGATGGTTACAGCCTTTCATGAAGCTCTTGTTGCGTCTCCGTACAAAGCTGAGCTGGAACAAAAATGGGGCAGCCAGCTGTTTCGTTTAGCAGAATTAAAAGTTAAAACGTATTCTGATGATGTATTGGAAGACTTGAAACAGGAAAATAAATTAAGCTCTGAATATGTAAAGGTGATGGCGTCCGCAAAAATTGAATTTGACGGAAAAGAGCTTAACCTGGCACAGTTAGCGCCATATGTTCAGTCACCAGACCGTGAAACTCGTAAGGCTGCGGCTTTTGCAGGTAATCAATTTTTAAAATCGAATGAAGAACGTTTCGATACAATCTACGATGAATTAGTGAAGCTGCGTACAAAAATTGCACACAAATTAGGCTATAACAATTTTACAGAACTAGCTTATGACCGAATGGGCAGAACCGATTATAATGCGTCAGATGTAAAAGTTTTTCGTGATCAAGTAAAAGAGATCATTGTTCCGCTTTGCACAAAATTAAAAGAGCGGCAGCAAAAACGAATCGGTCTCGATGAGTTTAAGTTTTATGATGAGCCATTCAGTTTTACAACTGGCAATCCAAAACCACAAGGTGATGCAAATTGGATCGTTGAACGTGCAAAAAAAGCGTTCTCTGGCCTCTCGACAGAAACGGGAGCTTTCTTTAACTACATGGCTGAAGATGAACTGATGGATTTAGAGAGCAAAAAAGGCAAGGCGCCTGGCGGATATTGCACCTTCATTCACGATTATCAGGCTCCGTTTATTTTTACAAACTTTAATGGATCAGATAATGATGTGCGCGTGTTGCTGCATGAGATCGGTCATGCATTCCAAATGTATACAAGCCGCGGTTATGAAGTGCCGGAATATCAGTTCCCGACTTTGGAAGCATGTGAGATTCATTCAATGAGCATGGAGTTTCTAACGTATCCGTGGATGGAAGAACTGTTCCAACAAGATACTGAAAAATATTTGTATTCCCATCTGACCGGGGCAGTTGAGTTCATTCCATACGGTGTAGCAGTGGATGAGTTCCAGCATTTTGTTTACGACAATCCGGACGCGACGCCAGCAGAGCGCCGCAAGATGTGGAGTGCATTAGAGAAAACGTACTTGCCGCACCGTGATTTTGATGGTTTGGAATACCTAGAAAACGGAGGGTTCTGGCACAGACAAGGCCACATTTTCCGTTCGCCTTTTTATTACATTGACTACACACTCGCTCAGATCTGTGCACTGCAGTTCTGGAAGCTTTCCGTGGAAGACCGCGATCGTGCATGGGAAGACTACTTCGCTCTTTGCCAAAAAGGAGGAAGTCTTCCATTTACAAAACTAGTAGAAGAAGCTGGATTGATCTCACCATTTGAAAAAGGCTGCGTCGCGTCAGTTGTCGGGGAAGTAGAGAAGTTTATTGAATCAGTTGATGAAAAGAAGTTTGTCAAAGCCTGA